In Firmicutes bacterium ASF500, a single genomic region encodes these proteins:
- the gsiD gene encoding Glutathione transport system permease protein GsiD: MKKTKHEAPRTDKKRSQLLEVWGRLKKSKVAIAGLVILTLLILMAVFADVLVDYELAIAQNMPEKLQGPSPAHWLGTDGFGRDILARIIHGSRISLSIGFVSVIVSLAVGGAIGSIAGYYGGTLDMIVMRFIDVLMAIPSMLMCICVVTVLGPGMSNLLVAITISYVATFCVIVRSSILTIKNSDYIEAARATGVGTFRIILKHIIPNTMGPIMVQATLSIGSVILSAAGLSFVGLGVMPPTPEWGAILTEGKEFIRTAPHIVLFPGIAIMLAVMSLNFLGDGLRDALDPRLKQ, from the coding sequence GTGAAAAAGACGAAGCATGAAGCGCCCAGGACGGACAAAAAGCGGTCGCAGCTTCTGGAGGTCTGGGGGCGGCTGAAAAAGAGCAAGGTGGCCATCGCCGGGCTGGTGATTCTGACGCTGCTGATTCTCATGGCCGTGTTCGCCGACGTGCTGGTGGACTATGAGCTGGCCATTGCCCAGAATATGCCCGAGAAGCTTCAGGGGCCCTCGCCGGCCCACTGGCTGGGGACCGACGGCTTCGGCCGGGATATCCTGGCCCGAATCATCCACGGAAGCCGCATCTCCCTGAGCATCGGTTTTGTGTCGGTGATCGTCTCTCTGGCGGTGGGAGGGGCCATCGGCTCCATCGCCGGCTACTATGGGGGGACACTGGATATGATCGTCATGCGTTTTATCGACGTGCTTATGGCCATCCCCTCCATGCTGATGTGCATTTGCGTGGTGACGGTGCTGGGGCCTGGCATGTCCAACCTGCTGGTGGCCATCACCATCAGCTATGTGGCCACCTTCTGTGTGATCGTCCGGTCCTCCATCCTGACCATCAAGAACTCGGACTACATTGAAGCGGCCAGAGCCACCGGCGTGGGCACCTTCCGCATCATCCTCAAGCACATTATCCCCAACACCATGGGGCCCATCATGGTACAGGCCACCCTGAGCATCGGCAGCGTGATCCTGTCCGCCGCCGGGCTGAGCTTTGTGGGCCTGGGCGTCATGCCGCCCACCCCGGAGTGGGGAGCCATCCTCACCGAGGGCAAGGAGTTCATTCGGACCGCCCCCCATATCGTGCTCTTCCCGGGCATCGCGATCATGCTGGCGGTGATGTCGCTGAACTTCCT
- the dppB_1 gene encoding Dipeptide transport system permease protein DppB, with translation MYKYVIKRILLMIPVLLGISFVVFFLMDLTPGTPADIIMGDLATSEAKAALNESLGWNRPFIQRFLDYIMGVFRGDFGSSYVSGLPVFEELFSRFPTTFQLALYSMILASLIGIPLGIACAVKQYSLIDSCSTIFALIFISIPTFWLGLMMIILFSVQLHWLPPNGSETLAHFIMPAITCAGTTLATLIRMTRSTMLEVIRQDYIRTAYAKGATKGRVIVKHALQNAFIPIITIVGVNFGYMLGGAVITENVFGMSGIGNLLLSSIRSKDIPMVMGGVLIVAVMFSIVNLLLDICYAYVDPRVKAQYKKGGA, from the coding sequence ATGTATAAATATGTGATAAAGAGAATCCTTCTCATGATTCCGGTGCTGCTGGGCATCTCCTTCGTCGTGTTTTTCCTGATGGACCTGACCCCGGGGACCCCGGCGGATATCATCATGGGGGACCTGGCCACGTCCGAGGCCAAGGCGGCGCTGAACGAGTCGCTGGGCTGGAACCGGCCCTTTATCCAGCGATTCCTGGACTACATTATGGGGGTGTTCCGCGGGGACTTTGGCAGCTCCTATGTCTCTGGACTGCCGGTGTTTGAGGAGCTCTTCTCCCGCTTCCCCACCACCTTCCAGCTGGCGCTGTACAGCATGATTCTGGCGTCCCTCATCGGCATTCCCCTGGGCATCGCCTGCGCGGTGAAGCAGTACTCCCTGATCGACAGCTGCAGCACCATTTTTGCCCTGATCTTCATCTCCATCCCCACATTTTGGCTGGGCCTGATGATGATTATTCTCTTCTCCGTGCAGCTGCACTGGCTCCCTCCCAACGGCTCGGAGACATTGGCCCACTTCATCATGCCTGCCATCACCTGCGCGGGCACCACGCTGGCTACCCTGATCCGCATGACCCGGTCCACCATGCTGGAGGTAATCCGGCAGGACTATATCCGCACAGCCTATGCCAAGGGAGCCACGAAGGGGCGGGTCATCGTGAAGCACGCCCTGCAAAACGCCTTTATCCCCATTATTACCATCGTGGGCGTGAATTTTGGCTATATGCTGGGCGGAGCGGTCATCACGGAGAACGTGTTCGGCATGTCGGGCATCGGAAATCTGCTGCTGAGCTCCATCCGCAGCAAGGACATCCCCATGGTAATGGGCGGTGTGCTGATCGTGGCGGTGATGTTCAGCATTGTCAACCTGCTGCTGGATATCTGCTACGCCTATGTGGACCCGCGGGTGAAGGCGCAGTATAAGAAGGGAGGCGCCTGA